The segment TAGCGTATTATAGGTAGAGCTGATAGGCAACCTTCACTATAGATGGCACTGACAATTCCCATTATGAGAGATTGttcagaacagtggttttcagccaGGGGCTACTCGTATGCCTGGGGGTACACAGATCTTCCAGATAAGCTAGATTTCTTCAAAtcaccaaggcctgatgaaatagaGCCTggaatactcaagaagctgactgaggagatgtcTGAGCCATTAGATTATtgtcaaaaagtcatggaagacgggagagattccagaggactggaaaagagcCAATATAGTGCTAATCTATAAAAAGCAAAATAAGGGCAATTCAgagaattacagactagtcagtTTAACATCAGTACCTAGAAGGATAATGGGGCAAATGATTAAGCAGTCAaattgcaaacacctagaagataagttGATAAGTaatcatcagcatggatttgtcaagaacaaatcacgtctAACCAACCAAATAGCTGTcttttgacaggataacaagccttgtagattgggggggaagcagtatatgcaatatatcttgactttagtagggCTTCTGATACTATCTCACACAACCTTCTCATAAACATACTAGGGAAAAACAACATAGATAGatttaagagtagcagccgtgttagtctgtattcgcaaaaagaaaaatacttatggcaccttagagactaacaaatttatttgagcataagcttttgtgagctacagctcacttcatagatAGAGCTACTCTAAGGTGAATGCATAAACTGGTTGGAAAGCCATTCCcagggagtagttatcagtggttcacacaGTCAAGCTTTAAGTGAAGTCCCAGAGGGATGAATTCTGGacccagttctgttcaatatcttcatcagtgatttagattatggcatagaaagtacatttatagtttgcagatgataccaagatgaGAGGGGGTACAAGTGCTTTAGagaacaggattaaaattcaaagtgacctggacaaacaggagaaatggtctgaagtaaataggatgaaattcaataaggacaaatgcaaagtactccacttaggaaggaacaatcaaatacacacatacaaaataggaaatgactgcctaggaaggagtactgcacaaagggatctgggggtcgtaatggatcataagctaaataggagtcaacagtgtaataccgttgcaaaaaaaaagcaaacgccattctgggatgtattagcaggagtatggTAAGCAAgaaatgagaagtaattcttctgctctactctgtgcttaTTAGGCCttaactagagtattgtgtccacttctgggcaccacatttcaggaaagatgtggacaaattaaagaaagtccagaggagaacaatgattaaatgtctagaaaacattacctatgagggaagattaaacaaatccaattttttcagtcaGGAAAGGAGAAGacgggggacataacagtttgcaagtacataaaaggttgttacaaggaagaggaagaaaaattgttcttgttaacctctgaggataggacaagaagcaatgtgcactccactcaatgtgcagtggcagtcaaaaaagtgaacagaacattgggaatcattaagaaatggatagaaaagacagaaaatagattgcctctatataaatccatggcacacccacatcttgaatactgcatgcagatgtggttgccttaTCTCAAAAAAatttatattggaaaaggttcagaaaagggcaacaaatcattaggggtatggaacagcttccatatgaagagaaattaataagactggaacttttcagcttggaaaagagacacctaaggggggatatgattgaggtctataaaaccatgactggtatggagaaggtaaataaggaactgttatttactctttcacataacaagaactaggggtcaccaaatgaaattaagacagcaagtttaaaaacaaaaggaagtattttttccacacaacgcactgtcaacctgtggaactctttgccagaggatgtggtgaaggccaagaccataacaggattcaaaaaagaactagataaattcatggaggataggtccatcaatggccattagccaggaagggcagggatggtgtccctagcctctgtttgccagaagctgggaatgggcgacagggcatggataacttgatgattacctgttctgttcattccctctgaggcatctggcattggccattgtcagaagacaggatactgggctagatggacctttggtgtgacccagtctggctgttcttatgttcctaatgggcttaaattgcagcaagggcggtttatgctggacatcaggaaaaacttcctgtcagggaagctaagcactggaataaattatccagggaggttgtgaaatttccatcattagagattttttaTAGCAGGTTAGagaaatacttagtcctgccttgaatgcagggaactggactggaAGACCTCCCAatgttccttccagtcctatgattcctgAGTCTGaaaattcctctgctgtcagccagTGCTATGAAACCCatagacaaccttaattctggaatttcttaacttttgagtgcttgacttggcaATCTTAACATCCTTTTATAGTTGATTTCTGTGTATATAGAAGATAGTTTTCCTATCAAACTGCAAGTGACAAGAGCTTTTCATTGGAAGAATGGTCTGGATCAAAAAATTGGCTTTGAAAAAAAGCTGTTCACAAAAAACAAGTAAGCACAAACATTTTTCAGAGCGGAAGTCTATGTCCTCTGCGTGGTGCAGAGTTAAGGAAAAATGTGGTAATCATGCTTGAATGGAGTTAGATATGGTAGAAAGGAGGGAGCAGATCTTTACAGTGTGTACGCCCCTCAACCACCAGCAGTCCCTATACATTTGAGGTTCCATGGAATTTTAAGTGGAGTAGTCAAAGAGAAGTCACTTTAGGTGACACAGTCACCTTTAAAACCACAGTTTAATGTGGAAAATCCTTTTGAAGTTAATGCACTAAATTTATATCAATGGCTTCAGTTTTCATCTTAGCTCTTCTTAGGAGGCCTGGGACATAGCCAGGGGCTAGCAACCCATGAGAATATCACCTGGCCAACCAGCCAATCATGCTACCATGGATTAGGGGGCCCAGCTCAGGGTGTAGAAGAGCTAATGCCATGCTCTAAAATCTAGGGGGGTTGAGGCTAGCATTTGCTACAGATTGTTAGGTTCTGCATGAATGCAAACTATGCTCTTATCCTTTCCATGGGGCTAGTATTGCCTTCTCCAAGGGAGGAAGTGTTTTTGCAACAAAGGGGTGATAGGGATTGTAAATTTCAAATAGATAATAAATATACTTATACTGATGGCACAAAGCTAACTTTTTTTTGTTAGAAAACATTTTGCAATACTATTTGGATTAGGATTAAAGTTGCAACACCACAGATATCTACTGGATATTTCTAGAAGCAAGTATCTAGTTTCAGTATAATTCACAACCACCATGTTAATAAGAATAAACGATTTGTATAAAGTAcgtgaaaataaaattttaaaatgtacagactTTTAGAAGTGAGATGATAAAAGTGCCATATAAGAGCCAAATCCTAGAGTATCCgtaaaatttgtatttaaaaaaaaaaaaagacaaaagcagAGTCGGAACTTTAAGTGGGAAAGAAACATACATGTTGGCAATCTTAAAGTATGACATTTTAGTCCAGCTCATGATGAAACAGTTATCTATTTCTTTAATAAGTTACTCCATTATTTAATATGCAGTATTTAAAAGCAATAATTCAGAAATACTCTTATTGATTGAATTAAATTGAAGCTGTCGCTTAATAAAAACATGAATTGTACATTATTTTGTATCAGTTTTGATGTCTGTTGTACTTTAGAATTGTAGCTATTTTGTATAATTTTCCCACATTAAGCCTGTTCTCTGCTCCTTAGGGGCTTGTAACTCCTACTAATCAGCTCCTGATAATAATTCCATCAATATAGGTAGAGGAGAACAGCTATCATGTAGTctaattctccactgccctgcactttATGTAGTCACTTACATCTATGCAGAGTACAAactgagtgtaaaatgctaccaaatcagaatatAAGTGTTTTGTGTCAATGACTCACGAAGTATGGGGACACAGAGAATCATGTCCATAGTGTTTTAGTTTTCTATTATGAAAAATATGGTGAAAATATAATTTGTCATTTTGCAGATTATAGCAGCAGAGTAAATTTAGATGAACACACTTATTAGCTAAATCTAAGATGAAACTCATCCCAGAGTCCATCCAAGAGTCCCATGTTAAGGGCCTTTGTTGTGCAGAAGACCTTGTGTGGGCTCTCTGCTTTGGGATATATTTATTCCAAAGGAATAAAACTGCAAGTATGTACATGTTGTATAAATCTGTTAACACTTTAGTACCCTATTAAAAATTCACGAGTTGCTTAATCTGTTCAGTTTGTAATGACTGCCTCCTTACCAACATTTTGTTACTTTTGAACTCTTTGGGAAATGCAGGTGCTGTTGGAATTAGGGTTTTTTGTCCCAAAGAAACAATTCCAGAAATCTTGTTGCTAAAACTAATATCTGGAATTGGAGGATGAGGATTCACATTTAAAGGTGGAAGGAAACCTGGCCTAGTTTGGGCAATATGATCTAAAGAGAGGGCTCCTGACCCTCGTCTCTCTAAAACAGCATGGTTTCTCCTGTTCAGTGGACCAGGAGGCATGTTCTCTAGCAATTCTCTGGAACTTGATAAcaaggagggagaaggagagagaatctTTTTCTTCCCTAGAAGTGATTTGCTATCTTCTGTGGTAGCAGGACTCAGGCTAGTAGTTAGTTGAGAATCAGAGCTGTAGTGATTTGCCCCTAAACTTCTTTTTTGAACAATACTTCTCAGGGTTGAAACAAATCTCATTTGGACTGAATCTGAATCCTGATCTACAGGAATTTCACTCTGGCTATGGTTTCTCTCAGGATAAGGTGACTGAGAATTTATCTCCTCATATGACAACCGTTTTGAGCCAGTTTCATCAAAGATTTTCAACAAATGAGCAGGGTCTTTTACATCAATGCTTTGGTGTCTAGTAATATATCTCTTAGATAAGGCTAGTCCATTGACTTTCAGAGACAGTTCTTCCTCTGGAGTTATATCCTGAAGTTCTTCTTGTAAAGAGGAAATTTTATTCTGATGGAACAGAGAGCTTTTTATCCAAGACTCAGAATGCAGACGCTGCACTTGTGCCAGCTTGGGTCCTACATGTGTTAAATTTGGTTTTCTAGTAGGAGAGACTGGCTCAGATATATTTTTCATGCTTCCAGGCTGATCTGGTTCTTTAAAGCTAAAAAGAGTTTTTTCTGTTTCACATGAATTTGAAAGTGGAGATGTTTTAAGTTCTATTTCTGATGGGGAAGTGCAGGCAGTTGGAGACTGGCATTCCTCAATGTCAGTAGGAGGCACATTTAAATACtgtttagttgtctgccttccaGATGGAGACTTGTCTGTTGTAATGATGATTACTTCTTTTCCTCTTGCTTTACAAGCATTTAGGAGAACTTTCAGGGTCTCTCGGTCTTCAGAGTTTACTGCATAAACAAGTGCAGAGTAACCAGAATGGTCTTGCAGACTTAGGTCAGCTCCATTTTTCAGCAACAAAGAAACCACTTCATGGCCAGCCTTTTCCAAGCATGCATGCATCAAGGCTGTCTTTCCAGATTTGTCCTGTATATTTGGATCTGCCTTATTTTCCAGCAAATATTTAACCATTTTTGCTTTGCTAACACTCTGCTGGTCCACATGCTGTGTCTTACAAGCAACCATTAAAGGTGTTTCACCTCGGTCGTTACTCTCATTAACGTATGCTCCACCTTCTAACAGCAGTCTTGTGAGGCGAAGTCTGCTTTGATAGACAGCTTTTATAAGGGAGTTCCCATCAATTGATACCTCTACTGATTCATCCATCATACCAGTCTTGCCCTTGTTCTTCCCTGGCTGTTGAAAACACCTAATtttcagagagaatgaatagGAAAAAGATTAACCAGCCTATAATTTCCCTATTTGATAGTaatttgtgaaaataaatatctTTCCATTTTCATGAACAAGCACAAAGttttcaaatattaaattatattgCTATATCATCATTGATTTACATCTCTAAGGAATAACTGTTCCCTTTTAATGTTCATGCTTATTCAGTAGTAGCCTATATTACACCCCATACTGTATTCACAAAGTGATGCTAAACTCACTTACACTAGCTTTACACTGATTTCACTCATTTGACATTTGATATAATTCCACTCAGATTGGAGCTATTCCTGGTGTACACCAATGGACGCAAGATCAGAAATAATCCTACAGTATTTTCTCACATCAGCATTAGATATTATCACAtttcaaacactttttttttttgcattgtggttttccccaaaaaaattctATAAATTAAATCGAGTAAGTAAGTATAAACACAAATCTGGGCAATAATGGAACAACAAAATCAAATACTAATAAAATATATCTACATTAAGAAATTTACGTTAATGACTATTAGGAAAATTAGTAAACATCTAATACAAAACAATTCTGAGTGTACATTACCATCCTTGTGCTGCTTTGAAAATACACTCCTTAGGCTGAAATAGCAGTATTTGCGTGACATACAGTATGTTTCATCCATCTTGGGGCTCACTGGACTGAGAAGGATCAAGTACCTCAGCATATAATATCAActctaaaagaaaacaaatacctGATAACAAAAGTAAAATGTTGTGATATTTTAAACTCATGGAGTAGGAGTTCACTGTAATGAAAAATGTTGTGTCTTATTTTGTATTTACAGTAGACAAAGATATAACTAAAAGTAACTTAATTTTATGTTTAACCAAGGAGAGGTAAATtacttcacccccaccccctggaaaTATTAACAATTTAAAGTATCAATATAGAGTCAACACAAAATCAGACAATTTAAAAAACTATTGAAAAAAGCGTTTACAATATAAGAGGAATAAAAATGTCTCTAATGTatccttttccatttttaaagtaaTGGATTGTTTTGTTACAGCTGACATGAACACTTGGT is part of the Eretmochelys imbricata isolate rEreImb1 chromosome 5, rEreImb1.hap1, whole genome shotgun sequence genome and harbors:
- the ANKRD34B gene encoding ankyrin repeat domain-containing protein 34B; the encoded protein is MMDESVEVSIDGNSLIKAVYQSRLRLTRLLLEGGAYVNESNDRGETPLMVACKTQHVDQQSVSKAKMVKYLLENKADPNIQDKSGKTALMHACLEKAGHEVVSLLLKNGADLSLQDHSGYSALVYAVNSEDRETLKVLLNACKARGKEVIIITTDKSPSGRQTTKQYLNVPPTDIEECQSPTACTSPSEIELKTSPLSNSCETEKTLFSFKEPDQPGSMKNISEPVSPTRKPNLTHVGPKLAQVQRLHSESWIKSSLFHQNKISSLQEELQDITPEEELSLKVNGLALSKRYITRHQSIDVKDPAHLLKIFDETGSKRLSYEEINSQSPYPERNHSQSEIPVDQDSDSVQMRFVSTLRSIVQKRSLGANHYSSDSQLTTSLSPATTEDSKSLLGKKKILSPSPSLLSSSRELLENMPPGPLNRRNHAVLERRGSGALSLDHIAQTRPGFLPPLNVNPHPPIPDISFSNKISGIVSLGQKTLIPTAPAFPKEFKSNKMLVRRQSLQTEQIKQLVNF